A stretch of the Halomonas sp. CH40 genome encodes the following:
- the mnmC gene encoding bifunctional tRNA (5-methylaminomethyl-2-thiouridine)(34)-methyltransferase MnmD/FAD-dependent 5-carboxymethylaminomethyl-2-thiouridine(34) oxidoreductase MnmC, producing the protein MTQRPTLPPLAALTAPSLSWNAASPYSEAFGDVYFSKENGRAETEHVFIHANRLPERFSHWLETRPFVIGETGFGTGLNMLCAWACFERQAPQQARLHLLSTEKYPLTRAELAQALDAWPELASHAASLLTQWPAAVSGIHRLHLTDRVTLDLHFGDTCERLALLDGQVDAWFLDGFAPSKNPDMWQPELFHSMAARSRPGATFATFTCAGIVKRGLKAAGFSWQKVPGFGRKREMLAGQIETPPLDCRRHQTPWFTPPAARPAAHIVVIGAGIAGASVAAALAKRGLRVSVIEKQAIGAGGSGNQQGALYVKLAAQTNDQSRVYFSGLLYSRRWLENLDPAHQLWHNSGVIQLALNAKEAQRQQRFLAAHPLPDGVLKAENSDSLGDIIGMDASAESALFYPQAGWVKPRKLCEHLLSQPGITYRQGEVIRLEESSQGWLIHLTNGETVEADQVVVANAQLANRFEQTRELPLQAVRGQVSSLNLPENIEGPRSVVCAGGYVPPAVNGVLTFGASFVPNNATTEVQDRDHLGNIDELRQTLPALAAALEKAGVDLTPKNLGGRAAVRAASPDKSPYAGPVPKAEAWQQDYALLRKDATRIPTLAGQHYPGLWISAAHGSRGLASAPLCAEVIASRICDEPMPLEAPLVDHLHPGRRIISALIRAQ; encoded by the coding sequence GTGACTCAACGCCCCACCCTGCCACCCTTGGCGGCTCTCACGGCACCTTCACTCAGCTGGAACGCGGCTTCGCCCTATTCCGAAGCGTTCGGGGATGTCTACTTTTCCAAAGAGAATGGCCGCGCCGAAACGGAACACGTTTTTATCCACGCCAACCGCTTGCCTGAACGTTTCTCGCACTGGCTTGAAACACGCCCTTTCGTGATTGGAGAAACCGGATTTGGCACCGGGCTCAACATGCTGTGTGCCTGGGCATGCTTTGAACGCCAAGCGCCCCAGCAGGCACGCTTGCATCTGCTATCCACCGAGAAGTACCCGCTAACCCGCGCGGAGTTGGCACAAGCACTCGATGCCTGGCCGGAACTGGCTAGCCACGCAGCTTCCCTGCTGACTCAATGGCCCGCTGCTGTCAGCGGTATTCACCGCCTGCATCTGACGGACAGGGTGACGCTGGATCTGCATTTTGGCGATACCTGTGAACGACTGGCCCTGCTTGACGGCCAGGTCGACGCCTGGTTTCTGGATGGTTTTGCCCCCTCCAAAAACCCGGACATGTGGCAGCCTGAACTTTTCCACAGCATGGCGGCGCGCTCACGCCCGGGGGCCACTTTCGCCACTTTCACCTGTGCGGGCATTGTCAAACGCGGGCTAAAAGCGGCTGGCTTCAGCTGGCAAAAGGTGCCCGGTTTCGGGCGCAAACGGGAAATGCTAGCAGGCCAGATAGAGACTCCACCGCTGGATTGCCGCCGTCATCAGACCCCCTGGTTCACACCGCCAGCGGCGCGGCCCGCGGCGCATATCGTGGTGATAGGTGCCGGTATTGCCGGGGCCAGTGTGGCCGCCGCCCTGGCCAAGCGCGGCTTGCGCGTCAGCGTGATTGAAAAGCAGGCGATTGGGGCTGGCGGTTCCGGCAACCAGCAGGGGGCGCTATACGTCAAGCTGGCCGCCCAGACCAATGACCAAAGCCGCGTGTATTTCTCAGGGCTGTTATATAGCCGTCGCTGGCTGGAAAACCTCGACCCTGCTCACCAGCTATGGCACAACAGTGGCGTCATTCAACTGGCGCTCAACGCGAAAGAGGCACAGCGCCAGCAGCGCTTCCTGGCCGCCCATCCACTGCCGGATGGCGTGCTTAAAGCTGAAAATAGCGACTCGCTTGGCGATATTATCGGCATGGATGCAAGCGCTGAAAGCGCACTTTTCTATCCACAGGCGGGCTGGGTCAAACCCAGAAAACTATGTGAACACTTACTTTCTCAGCCAGGTATCACCTATCGACAGGGTGAGGTCATCAGGCTGGAAGAAAGCTCACAAGGCTGGTTGATTCACCTGACCAATGGTGAAACCGTCGAGGCAGATCAGGTGGTCGTCGCGAACGCCCAACTGGCCAACCGCTTTGAACAGACCCGCGAATTACCGCTGCAGGCGGTACGCGGTCAGGTATCGTCGCTTAACTTGCCGGAAAACATTGAAGGCCCCAGAAGTGTTGTCTGCGCGGGCGGCTATGTGCCCCCGGCAGTGAATGGCGTATTGACCTTTGGCGCCAGCTTTGTACCTAACAACGCCACCACAGAGGTGCAGGATCGGGATCACTTGGGCAATATTGATGAGCTGCGCCAGACGCTTCCCGCTCTGGCAGCCGCACTTGAAAAGGCCGGTGTCGATCTCACTCCCAAAAACCTTGGCGGCCGAGCAGCTGTGCGTGCCGCCAGCCCGGACAAGTCGCCCTACGCCGGCCCCGTGCCCAAAGCTGAAGCATGGCAACAGGACTATGCGCTACTGCGAAAAGATGCGACCCGAATACCGACATTGGCTGGCCAGCATTACCCTGGCCTGTGGATCAGCGCTGCCCATGGTTCCCGAGGGCTGGCCAGCGCGCCGCTGTGCGCCGAGGTGATTGCTTCACGTATCTGCGATGAGCCCATGCCACTGGAAGCACCGCTTGTCGATCATCTTCACCCCGGGCGGCGGATTATCAGTGCCTTGATCCGCGCTCAGTAA
- the ligA gene encoding NAD-dependent DNA ligase LigA, giving the protein MRQTGSDQTPDVAEEIARLRSEIEDANYRYYVLDDPTLSDADYDRKFRRLQELEAQHPEQLTADSPTQRVGAKPADGFEEVVHAIPMLSLDNAFNADEISAFAQRVAERLECTADDLEFSCEPKLDGAAVSLVYEQGRLVSGATRGDGRTGEGITSNLRTLRSVPLVLRGENPPALLEVRGEVIISHEGFEALNQAARESGSKVFANPRNAAAGSLRQLDPRITATRPLAFHAYQAARLEPDLGDDTHSALMQRLSQLGLRTSKELAVMKGPQAVVEYCQALGEKRDQLGYDIDGVVIKVNNLRLQRELGFVARAPRWAVAFKFPAQEETTTLNEVEFQVGRTGAITPVARLAPVSVAGVTVSNATLHNADEIARLDVRIGDTVTIRRAGDVIPQVVRVDLTRRPENARQIEFPDHCPVCGSDIERLEGEAVARCSGGLYCPAQRKEALKHFASRRALDIDGLGEKLIEQLVERDWVKSPADLFQLTVEELQKLPRMGEKSSSNLVKALDSARQTTLARFIYALGIREVGEATAANLAAYFGTLNALEQADLETLESVNDVGPIVAAHIHTFFRQPHNQQTLAALLDAGVSFDEVEVQHGPKPLEGQTWVLTGTLESMTRDDGKARLQALGAKVSGSVSKKTAGLVAGAAAGSKLTKAEQLGVEVLDEATFLNRLQAWEAS; this is encoded by the coding sequence ATGCGTCAAACAGGTTCAGATCAAACTCCAGACGTCGCAGAGGAAATAGCACGGCTGCGTTCTGAAATAGAAGACGCCAATTACCGTTACTATGTGCTTGATGACCCTACCCTTAGCGATGCCGATTACGACCGTAAATTCAGACGGTTGCAGGAGTTGGAGGCACAGCACCCCGAGCAGCTGACGGCGGATTCACCTACCCAGCGCGTCGGTGCCAAACCTGCGGATGGTTTTGAAGAAGTGGTGCATGCCATCCCCATGCTGTCGCTGGATAATGCGTTCAATGCGGATGAAATTAGCGCCTTTGCCCAACGTGTGGCAGAGCGGCTGGAATGCACCGCCGATGACCTGGAGTTCAGCTGTGAGCCAAAGCTGGACGGGGCGGCGGTGTCTCTGGTCTATGAGCAGGGGCGGCTGGTCAGCGGCGCGACGCGGGGGGATGGCCGAACCGGTGAGGGTATTACCTCGAATCTTCGCACTCTGCGTTCAGTTCCTCTGGTTTTGCGCGGTGAGAATCCTCCCGCGCTTCTGGAAGTGCGTGGCGAGGTGATTATCAGCCATGAAGGGTTTGAAGCCTTGAATCAGGCTGCACGGGAAAGCGGCTCCAAGGTGTTCGCGAATCCGCGCAACGCCGCAGCGGGGAGTCTGCGCCAACTGGACCCGCGCATTACTGCGACGCGCCCACTGGCTTTTCACGCCTATCAGGCCGCTCGCCTTGAACCCGATCTGGGCGATGACACCCATAGCGCCCTGATGCAGCGCCTATCCCAGCTGGGTCTGCGTACCAGCAAGGAACTGGCGGTAATGAAGGGGCCCCAGGCCGTGGTGGAATACTGTCAGGCACTGGGTGAAAAGCGTGACCAACTGGGTTACGACATTGATGGCGTGGTGATCAAGGTCAATAATCTGCGCCTGCAGCGGGAGCTTGGGTTTGTGGCCCGCGCCCCGCGCTGGGCAGTGGCTTTCAAGTTTCCCGCCCAGGAGGAAACCACCACGCTGAATGAGGTCGAGTTCCAGGTAGGGCGTACCGGCGCTATTACGCCGGTGGCACGTCTGGCGCCAGTCAGCGTGGCCGGAGTGACCGTCTCCAACGCGACCTTGCACAACGCCGATGAAATTGCCCGTCTGGATGTGCGCATCGGGGATACGGTGACGATTCGCCGCGCCGGGGATGTGATTCCCCAGGTCGTCAGGGTGGATCTGACCAGACGGCCCGAGAATGCGCGGCAGATTGAATTCCCGGATCATTGCCCAGTGTGCGGATCGGATATCGAGCGCCTGGAAGGGGAGGCGGTGGCGCGCTGCTCTGGCGGCCTGTATTGCCCGGCACAGCGCAAGGAGGCACTGAAGCATTTTGCCAGTCGGCGTGCGCTGGATATCGATGGGCTGGGTGAAAAGCTGATTGAGCAGCTGGTGGAGCGTGATTGGGTCAAATCCCCGGCCGATCTGTTCCAGTTAACGGTTGAAGAGCTGCAGAAACTGCCGCGCATGGGAGAAAAGTCTTCCTCCAATCTGGTGAAGGCGCTGGATAGCGCCCGTCAGACAACGCTGGCACGGTTTATCTATGCGTTAGGGATTCGTGAAGTGGGCGAGGCCACAGCAGCCAATCTGGCGGCATATTTTGGCACTCTGAACGCCCTGGAACAGGCGGATCTGGAAACGCTGGAAAGCGTCAATGATGTAGGGCCGATTGTGGCAGCGCATATACATACCTTCTTTCGGCAGCCACATAATCAGCAAACCCTGGCAGCGCTGCTTGATGCTGGCGTGAGCTTTGATGAAGTAGAAGTGCAGCATGGCCCCAAGCCGCTTGAAGGCCAGACCTGGGTGCTGACCGGTACGCTGGAGAGCATGACCCGGGATGACGGCAAGGCCCGCTTGCAGGCCCTGGGAGCCAAGGTATCCGGAAGCGTGTCGAAAAAAACCGCGGGTCTGGTCGCCGGGGCAGCTGCAGGCAGCAAGCTGACTAAAGCCGAGCAGCTCGGGGTCGAGGTGCTTGACGAAGCGACTTTTCTGAACCGATTGCAAGCCTGGGAGGCATCATGA
- a CDS encoding YciI family protein codes for MLYAIISEDVANSLERRLAARPDHLARLETLRDEGRLVLAGPHPAIDADNPGEAGFSGSLVIAEFDSLDAAQAWADADPYVIAGVYAHVSVKPFKKVLP; via the coding sequence ATGCTGTATGCGATTATCAGTGAAGACGTTGCCAACAGTCTGGAACGCCGCCTGGCGGCACGCCCCGACCACCTGGCAAGGCTTGAAACCCTGCGCGATGAAGGGCGCCTGGTGCTTGCCGGGCCGCATCCGGCCATTGATGCCGACAACCCCGGCGAGGCCGGTTTCAGCGGCAGCCTGGTGATTGCCGAATTCGATAGCCTGGACGCAGCGCAGGCCTGGGCCGATGCGGACCCTTATGTGATTGCTGGCGTCTATGCCCATGTCAGCGTCAAGCCGTTCAAGAAAGTATTGCCTTGA
- a CDS encoding TIGR00153 family protein gives MVTSNPFSAMFGRSPFQPLLAHIVKTHECSEHLLPFFEETLKGDWEGAARLREDITRLEHDADVLKTELRLNLPNTMFLPVSRSDLLDLISVQDKIANKVRDISGIMLGRKMRVPEPLAEPMRVYMRTSVACVAQARQALEELKELLESGFGRNVSDVMQNMIRELHTLENQADSQQIAIRRQLFELESELPPIDVIFLYQIIDGVGELSDRAERVGSRLQILTAR, from the coding sequence ATGGTTACCTCCAACCCTTTTTCTGCAATGTTTGGCCGATCGCCATTCCAACCGCTGCTGGCGCATATCGTCAAAACCCACGAGTGCTCAGAGCATCTGCTTCCCTTCTTTGAAGAAACCCTGAAAGGCGACTGGGAAGGCGCGGCCAGGCTGCGTGAGGATATCACTCGCCTGGAGCATGATGCCGACGTGCTCAAGACAGAGCTGCGTCTCAACCTTCCCAACACCATGTTCCTGCCTGTTTCACGCTCCGATCTGCTTGATCTGATCAGCGTGCAGGACAAAATTGCCAACAAGGTGCGTGATATCAGCGGCATCATGCTGGGGCGCAAGATGCGCGTGCCTGAACCGCTGGCTGAACCAATGCGCGTCTATATGCGCACCAGTGTGGCCTGTGTGGCCCAGGCCCGTCAGGCCCTTGAAGAGCTCAAGGAGCTGCTGGAATCCGGCTTCGGGCGCAATGTGTCAGATGTCATGCAGAACATGATCCGCGAGCTGCATACCCTCGAAAATCAAGCCGATAGCCAGCAGATCGCCATTCGCCGCCAGCTGTTTGAGCTGGAAAGCGAGTTGCCACCCATCGATGTGATCTTTCTCTACCAGATCATCGACGGAGTGGGTGAACTATCCGACCGCGCCGAGCGTGTCGGTAGCCGCTTGCAAATTCTGACGGCGCGTTAG
- a CDS encoding CYTH domain-containing protein, protein MQYQNQEAPSPQEVELKLALPEASIPLIKRHPLLASHDAEQHTLVNTYYDTPDGLLAGQRMALRLRHYDGQILQTVKTAGLGGGGLSTRGEWEWPLKKPALDIEGLKSLPPFADIDSARLAELAPQLETNFLRTRWEIAHSGSQIEVVLDEGEIVSGQHITHIREIELELKSGHADALWEVATLIANTAPLRPSDSSKAARGRWLAKQHWPLPDAHAPSALLHRATLSLDAWHDSQWMAHLNAAQDSLQQLAAHPALDASLRELAKQLAPGLDSHGQPDIHYGPAALALARRLGEPGALS, encoded by the coding sequence ATGCAGTATCAAAACCAGGAAGCGCCCTCTCCTCAGGAAGTTGAGCTAAAACTGGCCCTTCCTGAAGCATCCATTCCGCTGATCAAACGCCATCCACTGTTGGCCAGCCACGACGCTGAGCAGCACACTCTGGTCAACACCTATTACGATACGCCCGACGGCTTGCTCGCCGGGCAACGCATGGCCTTGCGCCTGCGCCATTACGATGGCCAGATTCTGCAGACCGTCAAAACGGCGGGGTTGGGCGGCGGCGGCCTATCCACCCGAGGGGAGTGGGAATGGCCCCTGAAAAAGCCAGCGCTGGATATCGAAGGATTAAAGAGCCTGCCACCCTTTGCCGATATTGACTCAGCACGTCTGGCCGAGTTGGCGCCTCAGCTGGAAACCAATTTCCTGCGCACCCGCTGGGAGATTGCGCATTCAGGTAGCCAGATTGAAGTCGTTCTGGATGAAGGTGAAATTGTCAGCGGCCAGCACATTACTCACATCCGGGAAATCGAGCTGGAGCTGAAAAGCGGCCATGCAGACGCCCTATGGGAAGTCGCAACCTTGATCGCCAACACAGCCCCCTTGCGCCCTTCTGACAGCAGCAAGGCCGCACGCGGCAGGTGGTTGGCCAAGCAGCACTGGCCGCTGCCGGATGCCCACGCGCCAAGCGCCCTGCTACACCGCGCAACCCTTTCGCTAGATGCCTGGCACGACAGCCAGTGGATGGCTCATCTGAACGCGGCGCAGGATAGCTTGCAACAGCTAGCCGCACATCCGGCGCTGGATGCTAGTTTACGTGAACTCGCCAAGCAGCTGGCACCCGGCCTGGATTCACACGGCCAGCCTGACATCCACTATGGCCCGGCAGCCCTGGCGCTTGCCCGTCGCCTTGGCGAGCCGGGTGCTTTAAGCTAG
- a CDS encoding PHP domain-containing protein, whose translation MPGTELPETLDADRRYPLDLHMHSTASDGALPPSEVVSLCAQRGLQHMALTDHDTMAGVAEAQQAAENLAISVLPGCELSTRWSGVGIHVVALMPQGAQGALAEGLVSQRQARIERAEIIARQLEKLGLPDALAKAREQAASERPLGRPDFARALVAAGMARDWADAFKRYLGSGKKGDVKAQWPEVSHATEWIVASGGVAVIAHPLRYKLTRRKRGLLMDAFAEAGGQAVELVNGQQNPDATRDLARQLVERGLYASLGSDFHFPGGHAAPGSMSLVPRTAAPPIWQHPLLAEHFNVSTDPDIKGE comes from the coding sequence ATGCCTGGAACCGAACTTCCTGAAACACTTGATGCAGACCGGCGTTATCCACTTGATCTACACATGCATTCTACCGCCTCCGATGGCGCCTTGCCGCCCAGCGAAGTGGTCAGCCTTTGCGCCCAGCGTGGTCTGCAGCATATGGCGCTGACAGATCATGACACCATGGCAGGGGTCGCTGAAGCCCAACAGGCTGCTGAGAACCTGGCTATCAGCGTCTTGCCTGGCTGTGAATTATCCACACGCTGGAGTGGCGTCGGTATTCATGTGGTGGCGTTAATGCCCCAGGGGGCGCAAGGGGCCTTGGCAGAGGGTCTGGTTAGCCAGCGCCAGGCGCGTATAGAACGTGCCGAGATTATTGCCAGGCAGCTGGAAAAGCTTGGCCTGCCCGACGCCCTGGCCAAAGCTCGTGAACAGGCCGCTAGCGAAAGACCGCTCGGGCGCCCGGACTTTGCCCGTGCGCTGGTGGCTGCCGGTATGGCCCGGGATTGGGCGGATGCTTTCAAACGCTATCTGGGTAGCGGTAAGAAAGGGGATGTCAAAGCCCAGTGGCCCGAGGTTTCACACGCCACTGAGTGGATAGTAGCATCGGGAGGAGTTGCGGTGATTGCCCATCCATTACGATACAAGTTAACGCGGCGTAAGCGAGGGCTGTTGATGGATGCTTTTGCAGAAGCGGGCGGCCAGGCGGTTGAGCTGGTCAATGGCCAGCAGAACCCTGATGCCACCCGTGATCTGGCGCGCCAGTTGGTTGAGCGCGGGCTATACGCTTCGCTGGGGAGCGATTTTCATTTTCCCGGTGGCCACGCTGCTCCCGGCAGTATGAGCCTGGTACCGCGTACAGCAGCGCCACCCATATGGCAGCATCCGCTACTTGCCGAACATTTCAACGTATCAACTGACCCTGACATCAAAGGAGAATGA
- a CDS encoding YheU family protein: MSRFIEVPARMLPSETLAALLETFVTRQGYDTTDTQSGMQGWVTDLKQQLEQGDLIIAHDLELEMTEVMTLEQWRRFGRDLADDEEEGDY, encoded by the coding sequence ATGAGCCGATTTATCGAAGTGCCCGCGCGTATGCTGCCCAGTGAGACGCTGGCAGCCCTGCTGGAAACCTTCGTGACCCGTCAGGGTTACGACACCACGGATACTCAGTCAGGCATGCAAGGGTGGGTGACTGACCTCAAGCAGCAGCTGGAGCAGGGAGACTTGATCATTGCCCATGATCTTGAGCTGGAAATGACCGAAGTGATGACCCTGGAGCAGTGGCGTCGCTTCGGCCGTGACCTGGCAGATGATGAAGAAGAAGGCGATTACTGA
- a CDS encoding ion transporter, whose amino-acid sequence MHFSPAAEGLRTRIFHVIFESDTPGAKAFDIALILAILISVAALLLDSVDAYHQRFGTLFAYIEWGFTLVFTIELALRIYCLEKPWLYIKSFYGLVDLIAIVPAWLVLIVPGAQGLVLIRVLRALRIFRILRLMEFVGEGRMLIDALKRSARQIFLFFFSILMVVTLFAALMYAIESPEAGFTSIPMSIYWAIVSMTTVGYGDIVPMTSVGKAITVILMLIGYSIIAVPTGVFSAQVIRSIREERYSEEACPGCGHDRHEKNAYYCLRCGTWLDENTQDPREKQQHASPDGSSE is encoded by the coding sequence ATGCATTTCAGCCCCGCAGCAGAAGGCCTGCGTACCCGCATCTTTCACGTTATTTTCGAGTCCGACACGCCGGGTGCCAAAGCCTTCGATATCGCCCTGATTCTTGCCATTCTGATCAGCGTGGCGGCCCTGTTACTGGATAGCGTCGATGCTTACCATCAGCGCTTCGGCACCCTGTTTGCCTATATTGAGTGGGGTTTCACGCTAGTGTTTACCATTGAGCTAGCCCTGCGTATCTACTGCCTGGAGAAGCCCTGGCTTTACATTAAAAGCTTTTACGGCCTGGTCGATCTAATCGCCATTGTGCCTGCCTGGCTGGTACTCATTGTCCCCGGTGCTCAAGGTCTGGTGCTGATCCGCGTGCTGCGTGCCCTGCGGATTTTCCGTATTCTGCGGCTGATGGAGTTTGTCGGCGAAGGACGCATGTTGATTGACGCTCTGAAAAGAAGCGCGCGTCAGATCTTTCTATTCTTTTTCAGCATTCTGATGGTGGTCACCCTGTTCGCCGCCCTGATGTATGCCATTGAATCCCCGGAAGCCGGCTTTACCAGTATTCCCATGTCGATCTACTGGGCCATTGTCAGCATGACGACGGTTGGCTATGGCGATATTGTGCCCATGACATCCGTGGGTAAGGCAATTACGGTCATCCTGATGCTGATCGGCTATTCGATCATCGCCGTACCCACCGGGGTATTTTCAGCCCAGGTTATCCGCTCGATTCGTGAAGAACGCTATTCTGAGGAAGCCTGCCCCGGCTGCGGCCACGACCGCCATGAAAAAAACGCCTACTATTGCCTGCGTTGCGGTACCTGGCTGGATGAAAACACCCAGGATCCACGTGAAAAGCAACAACATGCCAGCCCGGACGGTTCATCTGAGTGA
- the zipA gene encoding cell division protein ZipA, with product MELREWLIILGLALVSLIVIDGIRRLKRQRRVPRLDQADAADSGMDPEEAKREAELSWELPNGGARVIKSADYSNLTGKPKLERQEHPGPSRVLSEFRRDKSASAAAAEKQRPSLRAVDPAERTTANTHSASAESASVEPEEKRASEVPPLRASTAEPAAANNQAFTRMTAIDDDVEPASSAEPQSSHHPSGSGQPESAPPESAQSETNAQHEAKRRQLRSSTVGDYSDRTDSDETDNDEEDTSYQLVDFHGIKDSFKHRMQERLEERKQKKLDKIKRKEQLKAEKAERAIEAEKLKAQRAAEEAERRREAQLHADASRAEQAARKAQEQRELHQTQGDRQSGFEKYNDDDRFDQPPNADLAAADYGSERYAHNDNDHYDDGYASEGYASDYYDDVVRPHPTLAKAMRNDVSGKHAADTLQNAEEVVVISVMSRDEDGFEGDKLLELLMMCGLRYSSDMGVFHRLETEHPESELQFSMVNVVKPGTFPIQEMDTFVTPGITFLMPLPGAEDSSAAFEAMVETAMVVVRHMGGELKDENRSVMTAQTIEFARQRVHEFERRHHLHRVQAN from the coding sequence ATGGAACTAAGAGAATGGCTTATCATTTTAGGATTGGCGCTGGTCTCGCTTATAGTCATTGATGGCATCCGTCGTCTTAAGCGCCAGCGCCGGGTACCCCGTCTGGATCAGGCAGACGCTGCAGACAGTGGCATGGATCCAGAAGAAGCAAAACGCGAGGCGGAACTCAGCTGGGAGCTTCCCAACGGAGGCGCCCGGGTCATCAAGTCGGCAGATTACAGTAATCTGACTGGCAAGCCGAAGTTGGAGCGCCAGGAACACCCTGGCCCTTCAAGGGTGCTTTCCGAATTCCGGCGCGATAAGTCAGCATCGGCGGCGGCTGCCGAGAAGCAGCGGCCGTCTTTGCGCGCAGTTGATCCAGCTGAACGCACCACAGCAAATACCCATTCAGCGAGTGCAGAGTCAGCGAGCGTTGAGCCTGAAGAAAAGCGCGCATCTGAAGTGCCACCGCTCAGGGCGTCAACAGCTGAACCAGCCGCGGCTAACAATCAGGCCTTTACCCGCATGACGGCGATTGACGATGATGTTGAGCCTGCCTCATCAGCTGAGCCGCAGAGCAGCCATCACCCTTCCGGTTCCGGTCAGCCTGAGTCTGCGCCGCCTGAGTCCGCTCAGTCTGAGACAAATGCTCAGCATGAAGCCAAACGCCGTCAGCTGCGAAGCTCAACCGTGGGTGATTACTCTGATAGAACTGATAGCGATGAAACTGATAACGATGAAGAAGACACTTCCTATCAGCTGGTAGATTTTCACGGTATCAAGGATTCTTTCAAGCATCGTATGCAGGAACGCCTTGAAGAGCGCAAGCAGAAGAAGCTCGACAAGATAAAGCGCAAAGAGCAGCTTAAAGCCGAAAAGGCCGAGCGCGCCATTGAAGCCGAAAAACTCAAGGCTCAGCGTGCGGCAGAAGAAGCTGAACGTCGCCGCGAAGCACAGCTTCACGCTGATGCATCAAGAGCTGAACAGGCGGCACGTAAAGCTCAGGAGCAACGTGAACTGCATCAGACTCAAGGCGATAGGCAGTCTGGCTTTGAGAAATATAACGACGATGACCGTTTTGACCAGCCACCAAATGCAGATCTAGCCGCCGCGGATTATGGCAGCGAGCGGTATGCGCATAATGATAATGATCATTATGATGATGGCTATGCCAGTGAGGGTTATGCAAGCGACTACTACGATGACGTGGTGCGTCCGCATCCTACCCTGGCCAAGGCCATGCGTAACGATGTTTCAGGCAAGCATGCGGCTGACACCCTGCAGAATGCGGAAGAAGTCGTGGTTATCTCTGTCATGTCCCGTGATGAAGACGGTTTCGAAGGTGACAAGCTATTGGAACTGCTAATGATGTGTGGTCTGCGTTACAGCAGTGACATGGGCGTTTTCCATCGCCTGGAAACGGAACATCCTGAAAGTGAACTGCAGTTCTCCATGGTCAATGTGGTCAAGCCGGGTACCTTTCCTATTCAGGAAATGGATACCTTCGTGACACCCGGCATTACTTTCCTGATGCCGCTGCCCGGCGCCGAGGACAGCTCAGCTGCCTTTGAAGCCATGGTGGAAACGGCCATGGTGGTGGTGCGGCATATGGGCGGTGAGCTCAAGGATGAAAACCGCAGCGTCATGACGGCACAGACGATTGAATTTGCTCGCCAGCGTGTGCATGAATTTGAGCGTCGCCATCATCTGCATCGCGTTCAGGCCAACTAA
- a CDS encoding L-threonylcarbamoyladenylate synthase, with the protein MSQFFQIHPENPQKRLIDQAIEIINKGGVVAYPTDSGYALGCHLGEKKAIEKIKWLRSLDDKHNFTLVCSDLSEIGTYAKVDNDVFRLLKAHTPGAYTFILDATSEVPRLLLHPKRRSIGVRVPDHRITHALLAALGEPLMSVTLIPVGEDLPMTDADEIRERFGAHLDAIIDGGACHLDPTSVIDLRELPPKILREGRGDTVPFED; encoded by the coding sequence GTGAGCCAATTTTTTCAGATTCATCCAGAAAATCCGCAGAAACGCCTGATTGATCAAGCCATCGAGATTATCAATAAAGGCGGTGTTGTCGCCTACCCCACGGATTCCGGCTATGCGCTGGGCTGCCATCTGGGGGAAAAGAAGGCCATCGAGAAGATCAAGTGGCTGCGTTCACTGGATGACAAGCACAACTTTACTCTGGTGTGTTCGGATCTTTCCGAAATCGGCACCTATGCCAAGGTCGACAACGATGTCTTCCGTCTGCTGAAAGCGCATACGCCCGGCGCTTACACCTTTATTCTTGATGCCACTTCTGAGGTGCCCAGGCTACTGTTGCACCCCAAACGCCGCTCAATCGGAGTGCGGGTGCCGGATCACCGTATTACCCATGCCCTGCTGGCCGCGCTGGGTGAACCCTTGATGAGCGTTACCCTGATTCCGGTCGGCGAAGATCTGCCCATGACCGATGCCGACGAAATCCGCGAGCGTTTTGGTGCCCATCTGGACGCCATTATCGATGGCGGGGCCTGCCATCTCGACCCCACCAGCGTGATTGACCTGCGCGAATTGCCACCCAAGATTCTGCGTGAAGGCCGCGGAGATACCGTGCCCTTTGAAGACTGA